A window of Nonomuraea angiospora genomic DNA:
GGTGGATCGCCAAGACCGGCGGCCGCTTCCTGGAGGAGCGGACCGAGGGGACCCTGGGCGGCAACCCCTACTTCCGCCTGGGCGTCCTCGGCTTCTCCACCATCGACCGACGTTACGAGTGGACGACCTTCGACAGCGTCACCCCCACCGCGATGACCTACCGCGGGCCCGCGCTCACCAAGCGCACCAACAAGCTGTCGCTGCCCGGCACGTTCACCGACCCCGGCGTGCTCGGCCCGGAGTACGTCGGGAAGACCATCCCGATGCGGACCGTGATCACGATCAGGTCGAACGACAAGCACACCTTCGACCTGTACTTCACGCCTCCCGGCCAGTCCGAACGGCTGGTGGACCGCGTCGTCTACACCCGCAGGGCGCCGGCTTAGCCGTCGTGGAGGTACCGGCCCCGGAGCTCTGAGATCAGCTCCTCCTCCACGCCGAGCCGCTCGGTGACATAACCCCGGACGGAGCCGTGCGCCGCCGCCAGGTCGGCCAGGAAGAGCCGCATGATCTCGGCGGGGGCCCTGCCGTACCCGGGCCACCTCAGCTCGCGGCCCGGGTTGGCCGTCCGCCAGTCGGCGATCAGCCGGTCGGTGGCCAGCTCGGTCAGCGCGAAGTCCCGCACGATGTCGTCTTCCGGCACCTCCAGCAGGGCCAGCACCAGTGCGGCCACCAGCCCGGTCCTGTCCTTGCCGGAGGCGCAGTGGAACACCAGCGGCTCGTCCGCCGAGGCGATGACCTCCAGGGCCTGCCGCAGCTCGGCGACCCCGTCGAGGGCGACCTCGGCGTAGCGGTCGGCCAGGAAGCGCCACGGGTCGGCGTCCGGGTCGATCTCCGCCTGGTCGTAGGGCCGGTGCTCGATGCTGAGGTTGTGATAGGCCACCCCGTCGTGGTGCGGCACCCGCCCCTTGGCCTCGATCTCCCAGGGGTAGCGCAGGTCGATCACCGTACGGACGCCCAAGCCGAGGAAGCGCTCCCAGTCCTCGCCGCGCAGCTTGGCCAGCGAGTCGGACCTGAACAGCCGCCCCCACCGCACCACGCTCCCGCCGGCGGCCCGGTAGCCGCCGAGATCCCGGAAGTTGTGGAGCCGCTCGAACGCGATATGTCTTCTCACGCGGTCACTCTACGACCGCCCCGTGCCCGCGTAGTGCTCGGCGATCTCGTCGCTGGTCGTCAGCCATACGCCGTCGTGACCGGCGATGTACTCCAGCGCTTGGTCCAGGTACTTGGCCCGGAACGCCTGGCCGATGACGAACGGGTGCAGCGCCAGCGCCATGACCCGCCCGCTCTCGGCGGACTCCGCGTAGAGCTGGTCGAACTGGTCCTTGACCAGCTGCACGAAGTCGCCGCCGCTCCTGCCGTGCATCGTGAAGATGCCCAGGTCGTTGAGTTCGAGCGAGTACGGCACGCTCAGCATCCCCGGCACGTTCAGCCGGTACGGCTGGTCGTCGTTGGTCCAGTCGAGCACGTAGCCCAGGCCGAGCTCGGCGAGCAGGGACGGCGTCCGGAACGTCTCGGTGAGCGCGGGACCCAGCCAGCCACGCGGCCGCTGCCCGGTGGCCTTCTCGATGGTCTCGACCACCTCCGTCAGGTAGGCGCGCTCGTCGCCGACGTCGGCCTGGAGCGTGGAGTTGTTCTTGCCGTGGGCCAGCCACGCCCAGTCGCGGGCGTTGCCCTCCTCGATGATCTGCGGGTACCGCTCGCACACGTCGGCGTTGAGCAGCACGCTCGCCCGGATCCCGTGCCGGTCGAGGACCTCCATCACGCGCCAGATCGCCACCCGCGGCCCGTAGTCGCGCCAGCCGTAGTTCAGCGGGTCCGGCACGAGTGCCGCGGTCGCCTCGTTGATGCTGGTGGAGGGGCGGTCGACGGTGAAATGCTCCACGTTCAGGCCGACGTAGAAGGCGACGCGGGCACCGCCTGGCCAGCGGATCGGTTCGCGCCCGACGATCGGGCTGTAGTCGAACAGCGTGTTCTCCATCATGTTCCTCCCACAAGGCCCCTGAAGGGGCTGTCTGCCGATGAAGGTAGAAATTGCGAGAGTCCGTCAGGAGGGCCGAAGGCGTCATCGGGTGGACCGAAGGCGCCACTTCCGCTGGGAGTTCATGGTGAGCAGCGCGATGGGAGACGGCGCGATGAAGGGCACCGTCTCGCCCCATCTGACCCGCCTGCTGGTCAGGGCGGGCATCGCGGCAGGGCTGGACCGGTCCCGCCTCGCCGGCGTGCCCGGCCTCGCCGTCCTGGACGAGGACGGGATCCGCATCCCCACCGCCACCATCCTGCGGGTCTGGGAGCTGGTCTCCGGCCCGGCGTGGGAGACGGGCGGCAGCGACCGGGTCATGGAGCTGTGGCGGCCGGGCGGACTGGGCGTGTGGGACTACCTGTTCGCCGTCTCCGGCACCCTCGGCGAGGCGTTCCAGGTGGCCTCCCGCCGCCTCACGGCCATCGCCGACCCCGCCGACCGGCTCGTCGTCACCCGCGAGGACGACGGCGGGGCGACGGTCAGCTGGCAGGGGCCCTACCGCGACCACCCGGACTACCCGGTGATCGCGGAGTTCGCGACGTACATGATGCTCGTCATGGCGAGCTCGGGGGCCGGACGGCGGATCACGCCGGTACGCGTCCACCTGCCGCACCGCTCGCCCGCCGCGCCCAGGCACCTGATGGAGCTCTTCGGCACCAGGCGCGTCGAGTTCGAGACCGGCGAACCGTCGATCACGTTCGCCCGGGCCGACATCGAGGCCCCGCTACCGCGTGCCGACCCCGCGCTCGCCGCGATCCTGGACGACCACGCGCGGCTGTCCGTCGCGGCCGCCCGGCCGGTGCTGGGCTGGCTCGACCGGTTCCACTCCGTGCTCGAGTCCGCGGTCACCGGCGGCCCGCCGGGCCTCGATCAGGTGGCCGCGCGGCTGGCCATGAGCCCCCGGACCCTCCAGCGCCGCCTGCGCGACGAGGGCACCAGCTGGCGGGAGGAGCTGGAGAGCCTGCGCCGGCGTCGGGTGGACCGCCTGCTGCGGGAGACCACGCTCAGCGTGGATTCCATCGCCGCGCGGGTCGGCTTCACCGACTCCCGGGCGCTGCGGCGGGCCATCCACCGCTGGTACGGCCATGGCCCCGCCGCCATCCGGGCCAGCGGCCCGTCGTAACCGGCTCACGCGGGAGGAGAGCAACCGAATAATTCGGTGAGTCGCGGTAATCCGGGGACGTCCGGAGGGACTACTGGGTGTGGATGATCCCGAGGAACGATTCACAGACCTCTACGACCGGCACTATCGCAGCGTCCTGGGCTACGCCCTGCTCCGGGCCGAGCGCGACCTGGCCGAGGACGTCTCCAGCGAGACGTTCCTGGTGGCGTGGCGGCGGCTCGACGACCTGCCGGAGCCGCCGCTGCCGTGGCTACTCGGAGTGGCGCGCAACCTGCTGGCCAAACAGCGCGACTCGCGCCACCGGCGGCAGGCCCTGGTCGACCGGATCGTGGCCCTGACCACCCCGCGCGACCAGGTGGCCTGGGACGTGGCCGAGCACGTCATCGACAGGGAGAGCGCGCTGGCCGCGCTGTCGGCCCTGCCGGAGCACGACGTGGAGGCCATGATCTTCGCCACCTGGTACGGCCTGCCGCCCGAGCAGGCGGCCTCCGTCGTGGGCTGCTCGGTCCGTACGTACAACGTCCGGCTCCACCGTGCGCG
This region includes:
- a CDS encoding RNA polymerase sigma factor; amino-acid sequence: MDDPEERFTDLYDRHYRSVLGYALLRAERDLAEDVSSETFLVAWRRLDDLPEPPLPWLLGVARNLLAKQRDSRHRRQALVDRIVALTTPRDQVAWDVAEHVIDRESALAALSALPEHDVEAMIFATWYGLPPEQAASVVGCSVRTYNVRLHRARKRLTQALRLGGASPARSLDS
- a CDS encoding polysaccharide deacetylase family protein; amino-acid sequence: MMENTLFDYSPIVGREPIRWPGGARVAFYVGLNVEHFTVDRPSTSINEATAALVPDPLNYGWRDYGPRVAIWRVMEVLDRHGIRASVLLNADVCERYPQIIEEGNARDWAWLAHGKNNSTLQADVGDERAYLTEVVETIEKATGQRPRGWLGPALTETFRTPSLLAELGLGYVLDWTNDDQPYRLNVPGMLSVPYSLELNDLGIFTMHGRSGGDFVQLVKDQFDQLYAESAESGRVMALALHPFVIGQAFRAKYLDQALEYIAGHDGVWLTTSDEIAEHYAGTGRS
- a CDS encoding AraC family transcriptional regulator ligand-binding domain-containing protein; protein product: MDRRRHFRWEFMVSSAMGDGAMKGTVSPHLTRLLVRAGIAAGLDRSRLAGVPGLAVLDEDGIRIPTATILRVWELVSGPAWETGGSDRVMELWRPGGLGVWDYLFAVSGTLGEAFQVASRRLTAIADPADRLVVTREDDGGATVSWQGPYRDHPDYPVIAEFATYMMLVMASSGAGRRITPVRVHLPHRSPAAPRHLMELFGTRRVEFETGEPSITFARADIEAPLPRADPALAAILDDHARLSVAAARPVLGWLDRFHSVLESAVTGGPPGLDQVAARLAMSPRTLQRRLRDEGTSWREELESLRRRRVDRLLRETTLSVDSIAARVGFTDSRALRRAIHRWYGHGPAAIRASGPS
- a CDS encoding tyrosine-protein phosphatase, whose translation is MRRHIAFERLHNFRDLGGYRAAGGSVVRWGRLFRSDSLAKLRGEDWERFLGLGVRTVIDLRYPWEIEAKGRVPHHDGVAYHNLSIEHRPYDQAEIDPDADPWRFLADRYAEVALDGVAELRQALEVIASADEPLVFHCASGKDRTGLVAALVLALLEVPEDDIVRDFALTELATDRLIADWRTANPGRELRWPGYGRAPAEIMRLFLADLAAAHGSVRGYVTERLGVEEELISELRGRYLHDG
- a CDS encoding DUF1579 family protein — protein: MLNRLAPALVSAVAVLGLAGAPSASAAAPITARAAAQVRSAPADALAPGPFHRQLDPLAGTWKAVKTNYLLGGGKPIVSRDITVTTRWIAKTGGRFLEERTEGTLGGNPYFRLGVLGFSTIDRRYEWTTFDSVTPTAMTYRGPALTKRTNKLSLPGTFTDPGVLGPEYVGKTIPMRTVITIRSNDKHTFDLYFTPPGQSERLVDRVVYTRRAPA